The genomic segment CTTATTACGAACGTGGCCGTTAAATAATATGCTCAAGACGGTCGACATCAGCCCCAATAGATGCCTCATCAGTTACGCTTACCCGAACATCAAGACCTACCTTAAGACCGACCTCTCTTTCTATGCCCTCCAACGTAATCTGCCCGAGGAGAAGCTTAATAGCAGTGCCAAAACCGATAATCCTGGCCAACGCTAGAGGATTCTTACGTGCCCTATAGACCCGATCAATCCACGGCTTTAGCATTTCGATTGCATCAGGTTGAACCAAACACATGTTTCCGCCGGTAAAGCGGCCAGAACTCAATCTAACGAAAGTTCTCTCGTGTTCAGGAAAATCCTGTTTTGATACTTCCTCTGGTATCACTGGGTAAACTAGGTCTCCATAGGGTGCTTCCTCAATCCACTTATCTATTGCTTCACCCTTCAGCCAAGGTAGATCACAAGACACAACCAGTAGGCCTCTCGATCCAAATCGCCCTGCAGCTTCACAACCAATAACCAAAGAATCAATAAGTCGTTCCCCTGGAGCAACCCTCAGGTCAGTGGGTCCTGGAAGATCTGAAGCGCCAACAAGGACAACCTTTTTAACGTATCTGCTAGCAGCGAGGGCTTTTAGGACATACGTTCCGAGCGCTACCCCGTTATAAGGCACTAAGCCTTTTGACTCCAGCGAAGACTCAGCAGCTAAACGATCGCTCCTTCCACCAGCCAGAACAATCGCTATAAGTTCGTCCCAATGATTCATGTGACTAGTATTGCACTTAATCCAATATTTTCTGCAGACCTAACACCGCAATGCAGCTAGTTTAGAAACCACGATTCAATCTAATAAACTTTGCTTGATTATTACTTCGGTTGTTCGGTTACTATTGATCCAAAAGTACTGGATGACCGTGTTGAAACCAGGAGCTACAGCTGTTACTTGGTGATTACCTACTGTTAATCTCTTGCGAATTTTTTCTTGATCGTTATAGTCCTGACTGATAATCTTGCCGTCTACGAATATTTGAGCACCCATCACGTTGGTTCTGAATAGCAAAGTGCCCATGTCATCGTTCTCAGGAACAAGTGTTGCTTGGACTGGAAATATGTTACCCACACTAATATTAGCCCTGGTCGCAAATATCTCGTAACCATTTAGATCAAAGGAAATATCATGGTGCCCAATCGGACTTCCGTAAGTAGTGGGAGTGAAGCCAACAAATTTTCCGTCAACAAAAACCTTCGCCCCAGCGGGATGACTATTTAGATATAAGGTCCCTAACTGAGAGTTCCCAATATCTTGACGCACATTTAACATCGCGGTATCTGTTGTCCATTTGTTTAGGGGAAAATTTTCAACAATGGTTCTGAAAAAACTAGTAGCCGTAGAATTAATGCTGGAACTTGTCAATGTAGAATCATTTTGCCTTAATAGAGCAAGATTCCCTGGATTTATTGGATTTCTGGTAGCAATCACGACAACCTTCTCTAGTCCACTTGGACCGTCAACAGTGAATTTATAGTTAGATCTCGTTGGTGCAAATAGTTTCGTTTGCCCAGCCTTTAGGTAATTGTTTATTTCCTGACCCTCAAATAGATTCGGTAATATCTGGCTAATTTTGCCCGTTGATTTTATGCTGTAGAGGTATATGTAGCTAGGCTCAGTCACAAAAACGCCGATCCTTATCCTGTCACCAACCTCGTATTCAGGAACATTTTCGCCAGAAGGATCCTTATCAACCCATACCTGAACGTCGAAATCAGGCTTTAAACGAGCAACACCCTCTCGTGGACTAACAACTATAGTTTGTGCTGAGACAATAAAACTAAGTAAAAACATAACGGTAGGCAGCCAAGGTAGGCCGGGTCGGATCATATAAGATCCCTCCTCTACTAGACCTTAGGCTATCGCCGCTTTCAATCGAAAAGTGTGAACACCATAAAGAAACCTTTATCCATTGCCTTAAGAATGAAGAGAATACTCTCATGCCATTCACTAGTGACACAAGTTAGGCTTGACTTAATATGACCAGACCCTATCAATCCATTAACATAGGACCTTACGATTCTCCAGGGCAACCGACTAGATCTTTCGGCCGAATGCCTCTGGGCCTTGCCTTCTTGTGGTTCTCAATGTTGATAGCAAACCTTTCCCTTGCGCAGGACCTAAATATAGACACTGTTCTAAGCAATCTCAAGGAGAAAAGCGCGGCCTTAGCAGACCTTTCATTTCTTTTGAAGGGACGTCTGGTTGACGCCGATGGGACAGAAATCTTCCTCGAGATAGATGTTCAGGCGATCCCAGCAGTCCCGGTACTCAGAGCCTACTTCATACAACCCGACGCTCTAGCTGACAATTTTGTTGTTCTTGATGGCAACAAACTCTACAACTACCTATTCGTGACGAATCAAGCCACGCTCTTCGACTCCTCAGACCCCGAGGCCCTCGGACGACTAATGCCGCAAGATGATAACGGGAATATCTTTACTCTTTCGTTGGACCTTGAAGAGGTATTTTCTGGCTTTAGAACTAAGCTGATTGGCTATGAAAAAACTTCTGTAGGGAATGTGTATGTCCTTGATTTCGAAAATATTGACGGTACGATTGCCACTATAGGACGAGTTAATGCCCAGGTGGTTGACCAAGAATGGTACCCCTATCGCCTAACGTACTTTCACCGCAACGGTGCACTTCTTTTCGATTTGGTTTTTGAGAATTTCCGCCCTAATCAAGGATTAACAGCAACTGACGTTACCTTTATCCCAAGAGACGTAGAAATTATCGACGAGCGCCGTTAAGTGAAATCAAACCATGTTTGCAGGAATCACGATCCGATCAAACTCTTCAGCAGTAAGATAACCTAGTTCTAAAGCCGCATCCTTTAGCGTAATATTTTCGGCATGGGCCTTCTGAGCAATCTCTGCAGCCTTGTAATAACCTATGTGGGGGTTTAAAGCTGTCACAAGCATTAACGAACGACTCAACTGCTCTTCAATCCTTTTACGATTCGGCTCAATTCCGATTGCGAGTCGCAGGTCAAATGAGTCACAAGCGTCAGCTAAGAGACAACCCGAACGTAACAGATTAAAGATCATTACTGGCTTGAATGTGTTGAGCTGAAAGTGACCTTGACTACCCCCAAGAGCTATCGCCACATCATTTCCAATAACTTCCGCACAAACCATGGTAAGTGCCTCAACTTGAGTGGGGTTAATCTTGCCAGGCATAATCGAGGAGCCGGGTTCATTTGCTGGGAGTTCTAGCTCTCCAATTCCGGATCGTGGTCCCGACGCCAGCATGCGAATATTATTAGCAATATTCATCAGGCTTACGGCCAAGCGTTTTAGAGCTCCGGAAGCCTCAACTACAGCATCGTGAGCGCTTAAAGCTTCAAACATGTTTCCTGCAGGAACAAATGGATATCCCGTAAAACTAGCAATTCGTTCAGCTACAGAGCTTGCGTATCCCTGAGGAGCATTAAGTCCTGTCCCTACTGCAGTACCTCCCAGCGCCAGTTCAG from the Trueperaceae bacterium genome contains:
- the fumC gene encoding fumarate hydratase, class II, whose product is MVYRIEKDTLGEVQVPADRYWGAQTQRSLENFPIGDEIMPIEIIKAFAVLKKSAALVNAELAGLEPDKARVISDVCDEILEGKLDNHFPLVVWQTGSGTQTNMNVNEVIANRAIEVLGGELGSTVPIHPNDDVNRSQSSNDTFPTAMHIAAYTSLVNRVVPAVSNLRNTLASKAEAFSDVVKIGRTHLMDATPLTLGQEFSGYVAQLDKGLQAVRSVLPNLSELALGGTAVGTGLNAPQGYASSVAERIASFTGYPFVPAGNMFEALSAHDAVVEASGALKRLAVSLMNIANNIRMLASGPRSGIGELELPANEPGSSIMPGKINPTQVEALTMVCAEVIGNDVAIALGGSQGHFQLNTFKPVMIFNLLRSGCLLADACDSFDLRLAIGIEPNRKRIEEQLSRSLMLVTALNPHIGYYKAAEIAQKAHAENITLKDAALELGYLTAEEFDRIVIPANMV